CGACCTAAGGGAATCGGATTTTTCCGGCTGTGACCTGCAAAACAGCACCTTCCGCAAGGCCAACCTGGAAAAAGCCAACTTCACCGGCGCCTGGAATTATTATATCGACCCAACCCAGAATAAGGTCAAAGGAGCCAGGTTCTCTTACCCTGAAGCTTTATCGCTCCTCACCTCTTTTGGGATCAAGATCGAATAGTCCCTTTTACAGATAGATCGTCACGCCAAACTGGCTGAAGTTTATCCCCGCGTCCATCCAGCGAACCTGGCTGCTGCTGTTCCGGTATTTAATGCCGGCCAGGGTCAAATTGCCAACCTGATAGTAAAGTCCAGCCCCTATCGTTTCGGTAATGTTCGTCCGCGTTTTGATCCCAAGTAAAAATCCGGGAACACCGCCGCTGAAATCACCGGCCGGCGACGGGGAGCCGGCGACCGAAGAGATCTCCTGCTGGGCGTTGAACCACCCTAAATTATAATCAAGATAAGCAGAGATTGAGTTGGCGCCAAGCTCAAAATCAACGATCCCTCCCAGCGAGGTTTGGAATAACTGGAAAGCGTGCCAGCTGGAGTTGAGCGGACTATAATTGAAGATAAAATGCGGTCCCGCTTTGACCGACGGCGCGACCGGATAGAACAGCGATGCTTCGCCGCCGAAACCGATGTTTGTTTCGGACTTTAATGTCCCAAGATAAATTGAATCGGCAGAGTCAAGGAGAGAAACACTGGTCGCGTTGACCAGAAAATTGACGTTCAAATCGCCGCCAAGGACGGAATAGTCGGTCGCGTTGGAACGGTCAGCCAGACAAAGGGACAAGAAGATAACAAGTGCCATGAAAATCATTGTTTTTCTCATTATTACATTCACCTCAAAAAGATATTTTTGGGTCTACCGGGTAAATTTAACTTAACGTCTTCTGGTTGTCAATCGGGCTTATTATCTGCTATTCCGGCATGAACCGGCCGCTTAATTCGCTGTCTAGCTTAGCCTCTAATCTTTTTTTCAGCTTCAACAACCACAAAAAGGCCGACACATAGGCTAATAATTCTCAACCAGGCCCCCGGATCAAGCGGACTGGTATGAAAAAACACCTCCATGATCGGATGATAAATAAAAAGGAACTGCAGTCCAATCATTAATGTTACTCCGACCCAAAGAACTCGATTAGAAAAAACGCCGATGGAAAAGATCGATCGGGAAAGAGAGCGGCAATTGAGCAGATAGAAAAGCTCGCCGACAACCAGGGTCGTAGTGGCGATCGTTCTGGCCAGCTCAACGGAAGAACCCCGGGAAAGCTCGAAGTAAAAGAGCAAATACATGCCGATGGCCAGCAGTCCGCCAAAATAGAACGTCCTGACCATCATTGTCCTCGTTAAAATGGGCAGGTCCGGAGGGAGCGGCATCCGAGACATAACATCCGGCTCCCTGGGCTCAAAAGCCAGCATCATCCCTAAAAACACCGCGGTAGTCATATTTATCCAAAGAAGCTGGACCGGCAAAACCGGCAACAGCGTTCCCATAAAGACCGCGAAGATCACCGCTAACGATTCCGCCAGATTGGTCGGGATCGTCCAGATAATGAATTTCCTCAAGTTATCATAGACACAACGACCTTCTTCCACCGCTGACCTGATCGAGGCAAAATTATCATCGGTCAAGATCATGTCGGCCGCTTCTTTTGCCGTTTCCGTCCCGGCCAGCCCCATGGCTATCCCGATATCGGCTTGCTTGAGCGCTGGCGCGTCGTTCACTCCATCTCCGGTCATCGCGACGACCGCTCCGCTCTTTTGCAAGGCTTTGACCAAACGCAATTTCTGCTCCGGGGTGACCCTGGCAAAAACAATCGCCTCCGCCGCGATACGCTCAAATTCGTTATCTTCCATCCCGGCAAGCTGCTGGCCGGAAAATGCCCTGATCTCCTCATTTCCCGGCGCGGAAAAACCCATCTGATAGGCAATGGCTTTGGCGGTCAGTAAATGGTCTCCGGTAATCATTTTCACCTGAATGCCGGCCCGATAACAATCCTTGATCGCCTGGATCGCCTCCGCTCTGGGAGGATCGATCATCCCTTGCAGGCCCAAATAGGTGGCGCCGGTTATGTCTGAACGCTCCAGGCTCTCTTTTGTGGTGTTGATCCGGGCAAAGGCAATTACCCTTAAACCCCTGGCGGCAATATTTTCCGCCTGGCTTATGGCCTCCTCGCGCCGAAAATCGACCGGTCCGCCGTGTTCCGACAGTTTGTTGACACAGCACGAGAGGATCTTTTCGACCGAACCCTTCAAATAGATAATATTTTCCTTCGCCCCTTTGTGCAAGGTTGCCATGTAATTAAATTCCGACTCGAAAGGAAGAGCGTCCAAACGGTCCGGCAAATCCGGGTTTTTATCGGCAAATGGTTTTATCTTTCCGGCAGAAACAAGCAGGGCCGCCTCTGTCGGATCCCCCTCCACTTCGTAGCGCTCTGACTTTTTGACTATCTGGCTCTCATTGCACAGGAGCCCGGCTCTTAAACATTCAAACAAAGGAGTCTCTGGACGCGCCTCTTCTACTATTTTATCTTCAAAGAT
The window above is part of the Candidatus Margulisiibacteriota bacterium genome. Proteins encoded here:
- a CDS encoding pentapeptide repeat-containing protein; this translates as DLRESDFSGCDLQNSTFRKANLEKANFTGAWNYYIDPTQNKVKGARFSYPEALSLLTSFGIKIE
- a CDS encoding HAD-IC family P-type ATPase; the protein is MHQLKIATEFYAESAAETASLLETDQENGLLEDEAVSRLEKYGRNTITPAKNKPAWLRLILQFSQPLVYILMVAAVVTFFLNETVESAVIFGVVLLNALVGYFQEDKALQALDALSKSLKIEVQVIRGGRKKKIHSAEVVPGDLVMVASGDKIAADLRLIQAKELRVNESNLTGESMPVEKSVTGLPADTVLADRTNMLYASTLVASGQGKALVTETGDRTEVGKIARLVSSATDLETPLTKKISHFSQVLLYIIFILSLVVIVVGMWRGNSFLDMFMAAVALAVSAIPEGMPAAVTITLAIGVSRMAKRRAIIRKLPAVETLGSTTIICSDKTGTLTENQMTVQTIITGDREYKVSGNGYKPEGTIIFEDKIVEEARPETPLFECLRAGLLCNESQIVKKSERYEVEGDPTEAALLVSAGKIKPFADKNPDLPDRLDALPFESEFNYMATLHKGAKENIIYLKGSVEKILSCCVNKLSEHGGPVDFRREEAISQAENIAARGLRVIAFARINTTKESLERSDITGATYLGLQGMIDPPRAEAIQAIKDCYRAGIQVKMITGDHLLTAKAIAYQMGFSAPGNEEIRAFSGQQLAGMEDNEFERIAAEAIVFARVTPEQKLRLVKALQKSGAVVAMTGDGVNDAPALKQADIGIAMGLAGTETAKEAADMILTDDNFASIRSAVEEGRCVYDNLRKFIIWTIPTNLAESLAVIFAVFMGTLLPVLPVQLLWINMTTAVFLGMMLAFEPREPDVMSRMPLPPDLPILTRTMMVRTFYFGGLLAIGMYLLFYFELSRGSSVELARTIATTTLVVGELFYLLNCRSLSRSIFSIGVFSNRVLWVGVTLMIGLQFLFIYHPIMEVFFHTSPLDPGAWLRIISLCVGLFVVVEAEKKIRG